ATGCGAATAAGCAACTTTATACTAAATTTATTTATATGCCTTGCAATGAGCAAAATGGTTTTTTTCCAGCAGTACCAGATATTAAAACCGATTTGATTTATATATGCTCCCCAAATAATCCAACCGGCAATGTTGCAACACGTGCACAGCTTCAACAATTTGTTAACTTTGCACGAAAGAATAAGGCGGTAATAATATTTGATACAGCATATCGTGATTATATTTGTGATCCTAAATTACCACGAAGTATTTATGAAATTGAAGGTGCGCGAGAATGCGCCATTGAAATCTATAGCTTTTCAAAATTTGCTGGTTTTACTGGTATACGTTTGGGTTGGTGTGTCATTCCTAAGACATTGGTTATCGAAGATAATGATATGGGTAAAGCCAATAGATTATGGACACGTCGTCAAAGTACTTTTTTTAATGGCGCATCTAACATTGCTCAGGCTGGTGCTCTTGCAGCATTATCAGAGCAAGGTCGCAGTGAATGTCAGCAAGTAGTTGATTATTATATGAATAACGCAAAGCTAATTCGCGAAACTTTGACCAAATTAGGTCTTACTTGTTTCGGTGGCGATAACGCCCCCTATGTTTGGTTAAAAACCCCTAATGGTATGAAAAGTTGGCAGTTTTTTGACAAATTACTAAATGAAACACACGTAATTGGCACTCCGGGTTCAGGTTTTGGTCCAAGTGGTGAGGGTTTCTTTCGCTTAAGCGCTTTTGGTCATCGTGAAAATGTCGAAGCTGCTATGGCAAGTATAAGTCAAAATTTACGTTTATAGGCTTATCTATAAAAAAGATGAAAGAGTAGCGAAGTTATGAATGCAAATATGCAAGTAAGATCATTATCTACACAGAATATTATTGACTTAATAGAAAAGTATGGCACGCCACTTTATGTATACGATGAGAAATTATTGCGCGCTAAATGTCGTGCGGTTTTGGCTATTCCCAGCGCATTTGGTTTGTATGTTGGCTATGCCATGAAGGCCAATAGTAGTCGGGCGCTACTTGAAATAATTGCCAGCGAGAATATTGGTATTGATGCTAGTTCGTTTAACGAAGTGCAAAGAGCAATTGCAGCTAACATAAAAGCCCAGCGAATAATGTTGACTACCCAAGATATACCCATGGGTGATGACCGCAAAGAACTTGAGTGCCTGATGAAAGAGGGGTTGTTATATAATGTTTGTTCACAACAGCAATTAGAGCTAATTGCTGATTTTGTGCAAAAAGAAAAGCTCCCTATTTCTGTGCGAGTTAATCCAGGTATAGGTACTGGTGAAAGTGTTACTCGCAATACTGGTGATGATTATTCAAGCTTTGGCAATCATTTAGGCAACATTGAGAATTTGCTCGCTATAGTTCGTGAACGCAAGATTGTGGTTAAGCAAGTTCATTGTCATATTGGCTCTGGTGGTGATCCTCAGGTATGGCGTGCAAATATTGAACGGATGCTTGAGATAACTGAACGCTATTTTCCTGAGGCGAAATGGGTAAATCTAGGTGGTGGTTTTAAAGAAGCGCGCATGCCTGATGAGAGCGCTGCTGATATCAACGAACTTGGGATATATGCCAAACAGCAATTTGAAGCTTTTGCTGCTCGTACTGGGCGTCAGCTTACGATGGTAGTTGAACCTGGCACATTTTTAATTGCTAATGCTGGTTATGTTGTAGCCGTAGTTATTGATAAAAAAACAACTGGCCAAAATGGTTTTGAGTTTTTAATTCTTGATGCAGGCATGGAAACCATAACTCGTCCTTTGCTATACGGGTCACGTCATCCATTTTATGTAGTATCGCGTGATGGTTGTTTGCTCTCAAGTGAGTTTGATCCACAAGTAAGTTCTAACAATAAGCTTGTGGTTGCGGGTCGTTGTTGTGAAAGCGGTGATTCACAAACGCTAGATGCCCAAGGCCATATTGCGCCGCGGGCGATGGCAAATCCAAATATAGGCGATTACGTTATTATTGGTGGGGCTGGAGCATATTGCTCAAGTATGTCGTTAGTTGGCTATAACTCATACACACAAGCCGCTGAGGTGTTGGT
This DNA window, taken from Deltaproteobacteria bacterium, encodes the following:
- a CDS encoding LL-diaminopimelate aminotransferase; this encodes MAKLNSNYDLLAAGYLFPEIARRAKAFAEKNLKAKLLRMGIGDTTEAIPPSIAAGMHARIDALSKRETYTGYGDSCELGELSLREAIAADYARLKVTINCDEIFVSDGAKPDSGNIQSIFSTDAVVAVQDPAYPVYVDTNVIAGRAGIYDANKQLYTKFIYMPCNEQNGFFPAVPDIKTDLIYICSPNNPTGNVATRAQLQQFVNFARKNKAVIIFDTAYRDYICDPKLPRSIYEIEGARECAIEIYSFSKFAGFTGIRLGWCVIPKTLVIEDNDMGKANRLWTRRQSTFFNGASNIAQAGALAALSEQGRSECQQVVDYYMNNAKLIRETLTKLGLTCFGGDNAPYVWLKTPNGMKSWQFFDKLLNETHVIGTPGSGFGPSGEGFFRLSAFGHRENVEAAMASISQNLRL
- a CDS encoding diaminopimelate decarboxylase, producing MNANMQVRSLSTQNIIDLIEKYGTPLYVYDEKLLRAKCRAVLAIPSAFGLYVGYAMKANSSRALLEIIASENIGIDASSFNEVQRAIAANIKAQRIMLTTQDIPMGDDRKELECLMKEGLLYNVCSQQQLELIADFVQKEKLPISVRVNPGIGTGESVTRNTGDDYSSFGNHLGNIENLLAIVRERKIVVKQVHCHIGSGGDPQVWRANIERMLEITERYFPEAKWVNLGGGFKEARMPDESAADINELGIYAKQQFEAFAARTGRQLTMVVEPGTFLIANAGYVVAVVIDKKTTGQNGFEFLILDAGMETITRPLLYGSRHPFYVVSRDGCLLSSEFDPQVSSNNKLVVAGRCCESGDSQTLDAQGHIAPRAMANPNIGDYVIIGGAGAYCSSMSLVGYNSYTQAAEVLVREDGSLQLIRKRQTLLQLCQNELPL